A window from Bacteroidota bacterium encodes these proteins:
- the leuB gene encoding 3-isopropylmalate dehydrogenase, with the protein MKNYQITLLPGDGIGPEVIAQAVKCLHAAARRFDFTIEFAEGIIGAAAIRAYGEPLPEHTKSLCFNADAILLGAVGHPDFAQTAVRPEQGLLELRKMLELFANIRPVKTNPALASLTPFRPEVLEGVDMIILRELTGGLYYGKRGNDGETAFDTCQYSRHEISRIARKAFELALRRRKKLTLVDKANVLDTSQLWREVVKAEAANYPEVKLEFMYVDNAAMQLIRNPSHFDVMLTENMFGDILSDEASMLAGSLGILPSASEGEHTSLYEPVHGSYPEAAGKDIANPVAAILSAAMLLRKLGETKAANAIEDAIEWSFKNGVVTADLDPNQYLSCSRTGDLLALHIEENGQVEVGHELFSPAETMI; encoded by the coding sequence ATGAAAAACTACCAGATCACACTTTTGCCCGGCGACGGCATTGGTCCCGAAGTTATTGCCCAGGCCGTAAAATGTTTGCATGCTGCTGCACGCCGGTTTGATTTTACGATTGAATTTGCGGAAGGGATAATTGGCGCGGCAGCCATTCGTGCATACGGTGAGCCGTTGCCGGAACACACAAAATCGCTTTGCTTCAATGCCGATGCGATTTTACTTGGCGCTGTAGGCCATCCCGACTTTGCGCAAACCGCCGTGCGGCCGGAACAGGGCTTGCTTGAACTGCGGAAAATGCTGGAACTGTTTGCCAATATCCGGCCGGTAAAAACAAATCCGGCGCTGGCTTCTCTCACCCCCTTCCGGCCGGAAGTGCTCGAAGGTGTGGATATGATAATACTGCGCGAACTAACCGGCGGACTATACTACGGCAAACGCGGCAACGATGGCGAAACGGCTTTCGACACCTGCCAGTACAGCCGACACGAAATAAGCCGTATTGCACGAAAAGCATTTGAGCTTGCGCTGCGTCGCAGAAAAAAACTTACGCTGGTTGATAAAGCCAATGTGCTCGACACCTCACAACTCTGGCGCGAAGTAGTAAAGGCCGAAGCCGCCAATTATCCCGAAGTGAAACTGGAATTCATGTATGTGGACAATGCCGCCATGCAACTGATTCGTAATCCTTCGCACTTCGATGTGATGCTCACGGAAAACATGTTTGGCGATATACTTTCCGATGAAGCGTCCATGCTGGCCGGTTCACTGGGCATTTTACCATCGGCTTCGGAAGGTGAACATACATCGCTTTACGAACCCGTTCACGGCTCTTATCCCGAAGCCGCCGGAAAAGATATTGCCAATCCGGTGGCGGCCATACTTTCTGCAGCCATGCTGCTTCGCAAACTGGGCGAAACAAAAGCGGCAAACGCAATTGAAGATGCAATTGAATGGTCGTTTAAGAATGGTGTAGTTACAGCTGATCTCGATCCAAATCAATATCTCTCCTGCTCCCGCACCGGCGATCTGCTTGCACTGCACATCGAAGAAAACGGACAGGTGGAAGTAGGTCACGAACTTTTTTCGCCCGCAGAAACAATGATTTGA
- a CDS encoding alpha-ketoglutarate-dependent dioxygenase AlkB, with amino-acid sequence MFHEHSTLHLHDAALSYTPGWLSPPEADALLQLLHQSLHWQQQPIRMFGKMVMQPRLTAWYGDKGAAYTYSGLRHDPLPFTPALEQLRARLQTETGHTFNSVLCNLYRNGNDSMGWHSDNEAELGPDPVIASLSLGQTRRFLLRHKQNLQIKHTIHLQHGSLLLMHGPTQAHWQHCLPKSSTAQGMRINLTFRHIQTIT; translated from the coding sequence ATGTTTCACGAACATTCAACCCTTCACCTTCACGATGCCGCGCTGAGCTACACACCCGGCTGGCTGTCGCCGCCCGAAGCCGATGCGCTGCTGCAACTTCTGCACCAATCGCTGCACTGGCAGCAACAGCCCATACGCATGTTTGGCAAAATGGTGATGCAACCCCGCCTCACCGCATGGTACGGCGACAAAGGCGCGGCATACACCTACAGCGGCCTGCGCCACGATCCGCTGCCGTTTACACCCGCCCTCGAACAACTCCGCGCACGCCTGCAAACAGAAACCGGACACACCTTCAACAGTGTGCTCTGCAACCTCTACCGCAACGGCAACGACAGCATGGGCTGGCACAGCGACAATGAAGCCGAACTCGGTCCTGACCCGGTTATTGCCTCACTCAGCCTGGGCCAAACACGGCGTTTTCTGCTCCGCCACAAACAAAACCTGCAAATCAAACACACCATTCACCTCCAACACGGCAGTTTACTGCTCATGCACGGCCCCACACAGGCGCACTGGCAACATTGTTTGCCCAAAAGCAGCACAGCCCAGGGCATGCGTATCAATCTGACATTCCGCCACATACAAACAATAACTTGA
- a CDS encoding T9SS type A sorting domain-containing protein, translating to MYPFKHQSSKFIAALLGSLCCLALQAQVSLYSFSETAATYTAVSGTVIHAAGWNDPAPVSVPIPFTFTFNSVGYTSCSVNGNGYITFGATVSAAAGTTPVSVATGYNGAVSAMGIDLISNSSVIEYATTGIAPNRVFVVQWSNCRRVADNNAGADWNFQIRLLETSNVIQVRYGTCGATNATNTIVSQIGLRGATNADFNNRRKTTASSWALTTTAGTLNTHTVLSRSTALPPSGRTFIWTPSLITNSCDPNGNVIIYSNYDGGILNINVDQNIPNLKIGVCTYEGVTINISGTFAANVTEVRYVGFNGANAHCSGVINTSINGAPAAVTSVSFYPSATMTDPNGSSNMVCGYSCSTGNQGGCNTAGQIAHYFLTQFGGTLRYHFTQYGCWASSYLVSSGGNCCFVNQVLPVELNYFTAVCDVNGNAQLVWETATETNNHYFTLERSDDGSRFYTLATLNGAGNSSSPSHYSFTDQSEHPAVVYYRLRQTDYNGASALFPVRVFNRESCMDQANEVSVFPNPALHRLVLQWNNEEESPYTIEVRDLLGRVMLTQYFTPQTVSALVVLQIDDLPQGTYIVSLYDEEFGKHRHVHFVKQ from the coding sequence ATGTACCCCTTTAAACATCAGTCCTCAAAATTTATTGCCGCATTGCTTGGTAGCTTGTGCTGTCTTGCTTTGCAGGCGCAGGTAAGCTTGTATTCGTTTTCCGAAACAGCCGCCACTTATACTGCTGTTTCGGGAACAGTAATACACGCTGCCGGGTGGAATGATCCTGCGCCGGTGAGTGTGCCTATACCATTTACATTTACGTTTAACAGTGTGGGTTATACTTCGTGCAGTGTAAACGGAAACGGGTATATCACTTTTGGAGCTACTGTTTCTGCGGCAGCGGGAACAACGCCTGTTTCTGTCGCAACGGGATACAATGGTGCCGTTTCTGCGATGGGGATTGATCTCATCAGCAACAGTTCTGTTATCGAATATGCCACCACCGGCATTGCTCCCAACCGTGTTTTTGTGGTTCAGTGGAGTAATTGCAGGAGGGTGGCCGATAACAATGCCGGTGCCGACTGGAATTTTCAGATCCGGCTGCTGGAAACCAGCAATGTAATTCAGGTGCGCTATGGCACATGCGGGGCAACCAATGCCACCAATACCATTGTTTCCCAAATTGGTTTGCGCGGTGCCACAAATGCCGACTTCAACAACCGCCGCAAAACCACAGCTTCCTCCTGGGCACTCACCACCACTGCCGGCACACTGAATACACATACCGTACTAAGTCGCAGCACGGCTCTGCCGCCTTCGGGGCGTACTTTCATCTGGACACCCTCGTTAATTACCAATTCCTGCGACCCGAACGGGAATGTGATTATTTATTCAAACTACGATGGCGGCATACTCAACATCAATGTCGATCAGAATATTCCCAATCTGAAAATAGGCGTGTGTACGTATGAAGGTGTAACGATAAACATTTCCGGCACATTTGCAGCAAATGTAACCGAGGTGCGCTACGTGGGCTTCAACGGCGCCAATGCACATTGCAGCGGTGTAATCAATACCAGTATAAATGGGGCACCGGCAGCTGTTACTTCTGTAAGTTTTTATCCTTCAGCCACCATGACCGATCCAAATGGCAGCAGTAATATGGTTTGTGGTTACAGCTGCAGCACCGGCAATCAGGGCGGATGTAATACCGCCGGGCAAATTGCACACTATTTCCTTACGCAGTTTGGCGGTACATTGCGTTATCATTTTACCCAATACGGTTGCTGGGCCAGTTCCTATCTGGTAAGCAGTGGCGGCAATTGTTGCTTTGTCAATCAGGTATTGCCCGTTGAACTTAACTATTTCACTGCTGTATGCGATGTAAACGGCAATGCACAACTCGTATGGGAAACCGCTACCGAAACCAACAATCATTATTTTACCCTTGAACGTTCCGACGATGGCAGCCGGTTTTATACGCTTGCCACATTAAACGGAGCCGGCAACAGTTCGTCGCCCAGCCACTATTCATTTACTGATCAAAGCGAACATCCGGCAGTGGTTTACTATCGCTTACGCCAGACCGATTATAACGGAGCTTCAGCACTTTTTCCGGTGCGTGTATTTAATCGTGAATCGTGTATGGATCAGGCCAATGAAGTGAGTGTATTTCCGAATCCGGCTTTACACAGGCTGGTACTTCAATGGAACAATGAAGAAGAATCACCATACACAATTGAAGTGCGTGATCTTCTGGGAAGGGTAATGCTTACTCAGTATTTCACTCCTCAAACGGTATCGGCTTTAGTTGTGCTGCAAATTGATGATCTTCCGCAGGGCACATACATTGTTTCTCTTTACGATGAGGAATTCGGAAAGCACCGGCATGTGCATTTCGTGAAGCAGTAG
- the leuD gene encoding 3-isopropylmalate dehydratase small subunit, giving the protein MKKFTTLTSLPVILTADDVDTDQIIPSRFLKRTSSTGFADALFHDLRYDAQGNEIANFPLNKAKGTEQILAAGKNFGCGSSREHAVWAIRDAGFRVIIAESFADIFKNNALQNGILPVTVTNSFLEKIRQTPAPGITVDLLQQTIKIESAELTESFTIDSYHRQCLLDGFQETDFLIAHRSVIAAFEKEHRFNYSL; this is encoded by the coding sequence ATGAAAAAATTCACCACACTTACATCGCTGCCGGTAATTCTCACAGCTGATGATGTAGATACAGATCAGATCATCCCTTCGCGCTTTCTGAAACGTACTTCATCAACCGGTTTTGCCGATGCACTTTTTCACGATCTGCGCTATGATGCACAGGGAAATGAAATAGCAAATTTTCCGCTGAATAAAGCAAAAGGTACTGAACAGATTCTGGCAGCGGGTAAAAATTTCGGCTGTGGATCCAGTCGCGAACATGCCGTATGGGCCATTCGCGACGCAGGTTTCAGGGTTATCATTGCCGAATCGTTTGCCGATATTTTCAAAAACAATGCTTTGCAAAACGGAATTTTACCAGTTACCGTGACCAATTCATTTCTTGAAAAAATCAGGCAAACACCCGCGCCCGGCATTACCGTTGATCTGCTGCAACAAACCATAAAAATTGAATCGGCTGAGCTGACTGAATCGTTTACTATCGACAGCTATCACCGGCAATGTTTACTGGATGGATTTCAGGAAACCGATTTTCTCATTGCTCACCGGTCAGTAATTGCCGCGTTTGAAAAGGAGCACCGTTTCAATTACAGCTTATGA
- the leuC gene encoding 3-isopropylmalate dehydratase large subunit, translating into MSADTLFDKIWNRHVVTHLENGFDLLFIDRHFIHEVTSPQAFHNLEARGLPILFPERITATADHNVPTQNRHLPVKDPQSAEQLALLEKNCAAHGIPCFNLAHPHQGIVHVIGPELGITRPGMTIVCGDSHTSTHGAFGAVAFGIGTSQVEQVMLSQCLLMRKPKRMRIEVNGVLQPGVSAKDVILYIIAQLGANGGKEHFVEYTGDVFTKMNMEERMTVCNMSIEMGARGGMMAPDETTFAYMKNRLYSLKDEALEKAAAYWETLYTDEQAVFDTTYYFQAELIQPMVTYGTSPAQATGIHEQIPAGSDIEQALSYMQFRAGEKLDGKKIDYVFIGSCTNGRISDLREAARIVRGRKIAPGVTAWVVPGSKLVEQQAVEEGLAEIFRQAGFEFREPGCSACLGMNEDKIPAGSYCVSTGNRNFEGRQGPGARTILASPAMAAAAAIHGCITDVRKMPAHV; encoded by the coding sequence ATGTCTGCTGATACTCTTTTTGATAAAATCTGGAACCGGCATGTGGTAACTCATCTCGAAAATGGTTTCGATTTGCTTTTTATCGATCGTCATTTCATTCATGAAGTAACCAGTCCGCAGGCATTTCATAACCTGGAGGCAAGAGGTTTACCGATCCTGTTCCCCGAACGTATTACCGCCACTGCCGATCATAATGTACCCACACAAAACCGTCATTTACCGGTAAAGGATCCGCAATCGGCAGAACAGCTGGCTTTGCTTGAAAAGAACTGTGCGGCTCACGGCATCCCCTGCTTCAATCTTGCGCATCCGCATCAGGGTATTGTGCATGTAATCGGACCTGAGCTTGGCATTACACGCCCGGGAATGACCATTGTGTGCGGCGACAGTCATACATCCACGCACGGCGCATTTGGCGCGGTGGCCTTTGGTATTGGCACCTCGCAGGTAGAACAGGTAATGCTTTCGCAATGCCTGCTGATGCGAAAGCCCAAACGCATGCGAATAGAGGTAAATGGCGTTTTGCAACCAGGTGTTTCGGCAAAAGATGTGATTCTTTACATTATTGCACAACTTGGTGCCAACGGCGGAAAAGAGCATTTCGTGGAATATACAGGCGATGTTTTTACGAAGATGAACATGGAAGAGCGTATGACCGTTTGCAACATGAGTATTGAAATGGGTGCACGTGGTGGTATGATGGCGCCCGATGAAACTACATTCGCCTACATGAAAAACCGGCTGTATTCGCTCAAGGACGAAGCATTAGAAAAAGCCGCAGCGTATTGGGAAACATTATATACTGATGAGCAGGCCGTGTTTGATACCACGTATTATTTTCAGGCCGAACTTATTCAGCCAATGGTTACTTACGGTACCAGTCCGGCACAGGCAACAGGTATTCACGAACAAATCCCGGCTGGCAGCGATATTGAACAGGCGCTTTCGTACATGCAATTCCGGGCTGGTGAAAAGCTCGACGGAAAAAAAATTGATTATGTGTTTATCGGAAGCTGCACCAATGGCCGCATCAGCGATTTAAGAGAGGCGGCCCGTATTGTTCGCGGACGGAAAATTGCACCGGGCGTAACGGCCTGGGTGGTGCCGGGTTCAAAACTTGTGGAACAGCAAGCCGTGGAAGAAGGTCTTGCCGAAATATTCAGGCAGGCTGGATTTGAATTTCGCGAACCCGGCTGCTCGGCCTGCCTTGGTATGAACGAAGATAAAATTCCGGCCGGAAGCTACTGCGTTTCAACCGGCAACCGAAATTTTGAAGGCCGGCAAGGCCCCGGAGCCCGCACCATTCTCGCCTCTCCCGCAATGGCGGCAGCGGCGGCAATTCACGGATGTATTACCGATGTGAGAAAAATGCCTGCACACGTATGA
- a CDS encoding glycosyltransferase family 2 protein yields the protein MKTAAIVPAYNESQSIAAVVNELNEAAKQAGIALTVIVVNDCSKDDTGAQIDRLDCVALHLPVNLGIGGAVQTGFRYAFENGYDAAVQVDGDGQHPADAVPMLLMEMQRSKADVVIGSRFITGQGFQSSFLRRLGIKWFSLLNKMLTGLRVADTTSGLRLFSRRALQMVSHWYPDEYPEPEILVQFARAELHIREIPVQMRERQGGTSSIDSVRALYYMWKVTLAILFTRMRKIEVPEQ from the coding sequence ATGAAAACCGCCGCCATTGTTCCTGCCTACAACGAATCGCAAAGTATTGCGGCTGTTGTAAATGAATTGAATGAAGCGGCAAAGCAGGCGGGCATTGCACTTACGGTAATTGTAGTGAACGATTGCTCGAAGGATGATACCGGCGCGCAGATTGACAGGCTCGATTGTGTGGCGCTGCATTTACCGGTTAATCTGGGCATTGGTGGCGCAGTGCAAACAGGCTTCCGCTATGCGTTCGAAAATGGTTATGATGCAGCTGTGCAGGTTGACGGCGACGGGCAACATCCGGCCGATGCGGTGCCGATGCTGCTCATGGAAATGCAACGCAGCAAGGCCGATGTGGTGATTGGTTCCCGCTTTATTACCGGACAGGGCTTTCAATCGTCGTTTCTGCGCAGACTGGGGATTAAATGGTTCAGCCTGCTCAATAAAATGCTCACCGGACTGCGTGTGGCAGACACAACATCCGGGCTCCGCCTGTTTAGCCGCCGGGCGCTTCAAATGGTGAGCCACTGGTATCCCGATGAATATCCCGAACCCGAGATTCTGGTTCAGTTTGCGCGGGCCGAATTACACATCAGAGAGATACCCGTGCAGATGCGCGAGCGGCAGGGGGGAACTTCATCCATAGACAGTGTGCGCGCGTTGTATTATATGTGGAAAGTAACACTTGCCATACTGTTTACGCGCATGCGTAAAATTGAAGTTCCTGAACAATAA
- a CDS encoding 2-isopropylmalate synthase, with the protein MKNEYVQIFDTTLRDGEQSPGCKLNAGEKVEIALQLEALGVDIIEAGFPASSPGDLRAVQEIAANVRKPVICALTRAVFSDIDLAAEAIRNAERGRIHTGIGTSEYHIRYKLNDTPENIISRAVAAVKYARKFTDDVEFYAEDAGRTDNEFLARVVEAVIHAGATVVNIPDTTGYCLPEQYGQKISFLKHHVPNIDKAILSTHCHNDLGLATANSLAGILHGARQVECTINGIGERAGNASLEEIVMILHQHKHIPLCTNIVTSKLNAVSNLISEKMNMPVQANKAIVGANAFVHSSGIHQDGVIKHRETYEIISPEEVGVLTNSIVLTARSGRAALRYRAEKLGIVLEGEILNEFYQRFIALADQKKEINDNDLLNLAAVYVC; encoded by the coding sequence ATGAAAAACGAATATGTACAAATTTTCGATACCACACTCCGCGACGGCGAACAATCTCCGGGTTGTAAACTGAATGCGGGGGAGAAAGTCGAAATTGCGCTACAACTTGAAGCGCTGGGCGTAGATATTATTGAAGCCGGTTTTCCGGCCTCAAGCCCCGGCGATTTGAGGGCTGTACAGGAAATTGCAGCCAATGTGCGCAAACCTGTCATCTGCGCACTCACAAGAGCCGTATTCAGTGATATTGATCTTGCCGCTGAAGCAATTCGTAATGCTGAACGCGGACGCATACACACGGGCATTGGTACTTCCGAATACCATATTCGCTACAAGCTCAACGACACGCCCGAAAATATTATCAGCCGTGCAGTTGCCGCTGTAAAATATGCCCGGAAATTTACGGATGATGTAGAGTTTTATGCGGAAGATGCCGGGCGTACCGACAATGAATTTCTTGCCCGTGTGGTGGAAGCTGTAATTCATGCAGGGGCTACGGTAGTAAATATTCCTGACACAACCGGTTATTGTTTGCCCGAACAATACGGCCAGAAAATCAGCTTTCTCAAGCATCATGTGCCCAACATCGACAAGGCCATTCTATCCACACACTGCCACAATGACCTCGGTCTTGCTACTGCAAACTCACTGGCCGGTATTCTTCACGGAGCACGACAGGTAGAATGTACCATAAACGGAATTGGCGAACGTGCAGGCAATGCATCGCTTGAAGAAATTGTAATGATACTTCACCAGCATAAACACATTCCGCTTTGCACAAATATTGTAACCAGCAAACTCAATGCGGTGAGTAATCTTATTTCTGAGAAGATGAATATGCCTGTGCAGGCCAACAAAGCCATTGTTGGAGCCAACGCATTTGTGCATTCATCAGGTATTCATCAGGATGGTGTGATCAAACACCGTGAAACCTACGAAATTATTTCGCCGGAAGAAGTAGGTGTTCTCACCAATTCCATTGTGCTTACCGCACGCAGCGGAAGAGCCGCCCTGCGCTATCGTGCCGAAAAACTGGGCATTGTGCTTGAAGGCGAAATACTGAATGAGTTTTACCAACGCTTCATTGCGCTGGCCGATCAGAAAAAGGAAATAAACGATAATGATTTACTAAACCTCGCCGCTGTGTATGTCTGCTGA
- the recQ gene encoding DNA helicase RecQ, translating into MIETATPALSECLQKFFGFTKFKGQQEAIINSILDGHDTFVIMPTGGGKSLCYQLPALMSEGTAIVVSPLIALMKNQVDAIRNFGSEEGIAHFLNSSLTKAEIAQVRKDITSGITKLLYVAPESLTKEENISFLRDIRISFFAIDEAHCISEWGHDFRPEYRRLRPMIEEIGQVPIIALTATATPKVQQDILKTLGMTGANTFKSSFNRHNLYYEVRPKKDVVKEVIRYVKKQPGKSGIIYCLSRKKVEELAETLKVNGIKALPYHAGLDASTRAATQDKFLMEDIDVIVATIAFGMGIDKPDVRFVIHHDIPKSLEGYYQETGRAGRDGGEGNCLVFYSYDDIQKLEKFMKGKPVAEQEIGKQLLLETVAYAETSMCRRKVLLHYFGEDYKEENCNGMCDNCRHPKTKVNATEDVALVLETVKAVKEKFKAKHIEQMLLGVVTATVKSYKHNELEEFGKGVEEGKDETWWNAVIRTAVVENLLSKDIENYGLLKLTKAGKAFIEKPYEIMVSRDHSYEDTETDDEDIVTAGGKQSGGGADTQLYTMLKDLCRTIARQKNLPPYVVFQETSLEEMAIQYPTCMDELMRITGVGSGKAAKFGKPFIDLIAKYVEENEIERPQDLVVKSIVNKSGLKVHIIQSIDRKLDLVDVAEAKGLKIEDVISEIESIVHSGTRVNINYYIDQTIDSEKQEEIVDYFRESDSDSIAEALKELGEGDFSEEEIRLVRIKFLSEFGN; encoded by the coding sequence ATGATCGAAACAGCCACACCCGCCCTGTCCGAATGCTTGCAAAAGTTTTTCGGCTTCACAAAATTCAAGGGGCAGCAGGAAGCTATCATCAACAGCATTCTCGACGGTCACGATACATTTGTAATCATGCCCACCGGTGGTGGCAAATCGCTTTGTTATCAGCTGCCGGCATTAATGAGTGAAGGCACCGCCATTGTGGTTTCGCCGCTCATTGCCCTGATGAAGAATCAGGTGGATGCAATCCGCAATTTCGGTTCGGAAGAAGGTATTGCGCATTTCCTCAATTCATCGCTCACCAAAGCCGAAATTGCTCAGGTACGCAAAGACATCACTTCGGGTATAACCAAGTTGCTTTATGTGGCTCCCGAATCACTTACCAAAGAAGAAAACATCAGTTTCCTGCGCGATATCCGCATTTCCTTCTTCGCTATTGACGAGGCGCATTGTATTTCTGAATGGGGCCACGATTTCCGCCCCGAATACCGCCGCCTGCGCCCGATGATTGAGGAAATAGGACAGGTGCCCATTATTGCCCTCACCGCCACGGCTACGCCTAAAGTACAGCAGGACATTCTCAAAACGCTGGGCATGACCGGCGCCAATACCTTCAAATCGTCGTTCAACCGCCACAACCTCTATTACGAAGTACGTCCCAAGAAAGACGTAGTAAAGGAAGTAATCCGCTACGTAAAAAAACAACCCGGCAAATCAGGCATTATCTACTGCCTGAGCCGCAAAAAAGTAGAAGAACTTGCCGAAACCCTCAAAGTAAACGGCATTAAGGCGCTTCCCTATCACGCCGGTCTTGATGCTTCAACCCGTGCAGCCACACAGGATAAATTCCTTATGGAAGATATCGACGTAATTGTGGCTACCATTGCTTTTGGTATGGGTATCGACAAGCCGGATGTACGTTTTGTCATTCACCACGACATTCCCAAGAGTCTCGAAGGATATTACCAGGAAACCGGTCGCGCCGGCCGCGACGGCGGCGAAGGAAATTGCCTGGTGTTTTACAGCTACGACGATATCCAGAAACTGGAGAAGTTTATGAAAGGCAAGCCCGTGGCCGAACAGGAAATTGGTAAACAACTCCTGCTCGAAACCGTGGCTTACGCTGAAACGTCGATGTGCCGCCGCAAAGTACTGCTGCATTATTTCGGTGAAGACTACAAGGAAGAAAACTGCAACGGCATGTGTGATAACTGCCGTCATCCCAAAACCAAAGTAAATGCCACCGAAGACGTGGCGCTGGTACTGGAAACGGTAAAAGCAGTGAAGGAAAAATTCAAAGCCAAACACATTGAGCAGATGCTGCTGGGCGTGGTTACGGCCACGGTAAAATCATACAAGCACAATGAACTCGAAGAGTTTGGCAAAGGGGTGGAAGAAGGCAAGGATGAAACTTGGTGGAATGCGGTTATCCGCACTGCCGTTGTAGAAAACCTGCTCAGCAAAGACATCGAAAACTACGGCCTGCTCAAACTTACCAAAGCCGGTAAAGCATTTATTGAGAAGCCTTACGAGATCATGGTTTCACGTGATCACTCTTACGAAGATACCGAAACTGATGATGAAGATATCGTAACTGCGGGTGGTAAACAAAGTGGCGGCGGAGCCGATACACAGCTTTACACGATGCTTAAAGATCTGTGCCGCACCATTGCCCGTCAGAAAAATCTGCCCCCTTACGTGGTGTTTCAGGAAACCTCGCTTGAGGAAATGGCTATACAGTATCCCACCTGTATGGATGAACTTATGCGCATTACAGGCGTAGGATCAGGAAAGGCCGCCAAATTTGGCAAACCGTTTATCGACCTTATTGCCAAGTATGTGGAGGAAAATGAAATTGAGCGTCCGCAGGATCTGGTGGTAAAGTCAATCGTAAACAAATCAGGCCTCAAGGTGCATATTATTCAAAGCATCGACCGTAAGCTTGATCTGGTGGACGTGGCCGAGGCCAAAGGGTTGAAAATTGAAGATGTAATTTCAGAAATCGAAAGCATTGTTCATTCCGGTACGCGGGTAAACATCAACTATTACATCGATCAGACCATTGACAGCGAGAAACAGGAAGAAATTGTAGATTACTTCCGTGAATCGGATTCCGATTCCATCGCCGAAGCCTTGAAAGAACTTGGAGAAGGAGATTTTTCGGAAGAAGAAATCCGGCTTGTGCGTATCAAGTTTCTTTCTGAATTCGGAAACTAA
- a CDS encoding NUDIX hydrolase — protein sequence MKRINLRAYAIIEYNGNVLVTDELRMNKYMTKFPGGGHEWGEGLEETVRRECREELNQEPLSVTHFYTTDFFMASAFRPDDQLISVYYLVTLPNPENIVVADTQFAFTTHTDGAQTFRWIKRSALTPDVFTYPIDQKVAVLLSR from the coding sequence ATGAAACGAATCAACCTTCGCGCTTACGCCATTATTGAATACAACGGAAATGTGCTGGTAACCGACGAGCTGCGAATGAACAAGTACATGACTAAATTCCCGGGCGGCGGGCACGAGTGGGGGGAAGGGCTGGAAGAAACCGTGCGCCGCGAATGCCGCGAGGAATTGAATCAGGAGCCGCTTAGTGTGACACATTTTTACACCACCGATTTCTTCATGGCCTCCGCTTTTCGTCCCGATGATCAGCTTATTTCTGTGTATTACTTAGTAACGCTCCCCAACCCCGAAAACATTGTGGTGGCTGATACACAGTTTGCATTCACCACACACACCGATGGTGCACAAACATTTCGCTGGATAAAACGCAGTGCACTCACGCCCGACGTATTTACTTATCCGATAGATCAGAAAGTAGCCGTTTTGCTTAGCCGGTAA